The following proteins are encoded in a genomic region of Methylococcales bacterium:
- a CDS encoding efflux RND transporter periplasmic adaptor subunit, whose amino-acid sequence MIKSLLGLILLSVLVACDNGVELKPEPIRTIRVEMVSKSNPLSQRRFVGRIDAISTVDLSFQVSGRLIKLPLQEGKAISKGKLIAALDSNDYQLAVQQAQAQFNLAKLDVTRKRNLFKSGSLPKALLDEAETSIKLHQVALKAAQRNLSYTRITAPFNALISQRLIDNYTNVAAHQAIVRIQKLDELRVRINIPENMIKLLDKKDNFKAVAVFKDRPKQYFPLVYREHITEAGSVAQTYEVIFGLSRKHNQHVLSGMTVGVIIESKLATQAINISIPISAIDYDEQGEARVWLFDSQTEKVSPQTVTLGAVNQNNISILSGLKAENKIVTAGVHLLRKGMTVKRFTSF is encoded by the coding sequence ATGATTAAGTCCTTATTAGGGTTAATTTTATTATCTGTCTTAGTTGCTTGTGATAACGGTGTTGAATTAAAGCCTGAACCTATACGCACCATTCGTGTTGAAATGGTTTCAAAGAGTAATCCACTTTCTCAAAGACGTTTTGTTGGGCGTATTGATGCGATTAGTACGGTTGATTTGTCCTTTCAAGTGTCAGGTCGCTTGATTAAATTACCTTTACAAGAAGGCAAGGCAATTTCTAAAGGCAAGTTAATTGCCGCGCTTGATTCAAACGATTATCAGTTGGCGGTACAACAAGCTCAGGCGCAATTTAATCTGGCTAAATTAGATGTTACTCGAAAACGGAATCTTTTTAAGTCGGGGTCTTTGCCTAAAGCATTGCTTGATGAGGCAGAAACCAGTATTAAATTACACCAAGTAGCCTTAAAAGCCGCGCAAAGGAATTTATCTTATACGCGCATTACAGCCCCTTTTAATGCCTTAATCAGCCAACGCTTAATTGATAATTATACCAATGTCGCGGCGCATCAAGCGATTGTTCGCATACAAAAATTAGATGAATTGCGAGTACGCATTAATATTCCTGAAAATATGATTAAGTTATTGGATAAAAAAGATAACTTTAAAGCGGTTGCGGTTTTTAAAGACCGCCCTAAACAATATTTTCCCTTAGTTTATCGTGAACATATTACTGAGGCGGGCAGTGTCGCACAGACTTATGAAGTTATTTTTGGACTATCACGCAAACATAACCAGCATGTTTTATCGGGTATGACCGTTGGGGTTATTATTGAGAGCAAATTAGCTACTCAAGCTATTAATATTTCAATTCCTATTTCTGCTATTGATTATGATGAACAAGGAGAAGCTAGAGTATGGTTGTTTGACTCTCAAACAGAAAAAGTTTCGCCTCAAACCGTTACTTTAGGCGCGGTTAATCAAAATAATATTTCCATACTCTCAGGGCTTAAAGCAGAAAATAAAATTGTCACCGCAGGGGTGCATTTATTGCGAAAAGGCATGACTGTAAAGCGTTTTACTTCATTTTAA
- a CDS encoding TolC family protein, with protein MFINKYNFLLILLIFSKQVMAAETLEQVFAEALNKNQLIHAAKANTQASEQQLFAAEGQYLPKLSVSSGYTQFDETPSAKANFGGQSVQFPMGQAGSFNAQAMVSIPVFTSGKIEHGIDAAKAVNLATQHNEVATALNIKLKVANVFIAILRSQKGLMVAQSHVTNLEAHVKDVNNLYQQGVIARNDLLAAKVELSNAKQLVIQQDNQLDIAKAQFNQLLNRNLSNEVELVEAFPEVSADDLAALFKQALKQRPELEVLAEQIWSLEAQAQSEKANLLPQVNLNGGYQYQENEYQAFEGLWMANVTLNWTLFDGSTNHRSQAVKRQALSLKSQRDDFISNIHLQVRQAWLDIQETLKRIEVAKQAIEQADENLRVSTERYQQGLAVHTEVLDAEDLRTQIYNNFHNAEYDSAMAKLNLRYALGIL; from the coding sequence ATGTTCATTAATAAATACAATTTCTTATTAATCTTGCTTATTTTTTCCAAGCAAGTGATGGCTGCGGAGACTTTGGAGCAAGTCTTTGCTGAGGCACTGAATAAAAATCAGCTTATACATGCTGCTAAGGCGAATACTCAGGCTTCTGAACAACAACTTTTTGCCGCAGAAGGGCAGTATCTTCCAAAACTTAGTGTGTCCAGTGGTTATACGCAATTTGATGAAACGCCTTCAGCAAAAGCAAATTTTGGTGGGCAATCCGTACAATTTCCAATGGGTCAAGCAGGGAGTTTTAATGCTCAGGCAATGGTTTCTATTCCTGTTTTTACCAGTGGTAAAATTGAGCATGGTATTGATGCGGCAAAAGCGGTTAATCTAGCTACGCAACATAATGAGGTCGCAACCGCTTTAAATATTAAACTAAAAGTTGCTAATGTCTTTATTGCGATATTACGGAGTCAAAAAGGCTTAATGGTTGCACAAAGTCATGTCACTAATCTTGAAGCGCATGTTAAGGATGTAAACAACCTTTATCAGCAAGGCGTGATTGCGCGTAATGATTTATTAGCCGCCAAAGTGGAATTAAGTAATGCAAAGCAGCTTGTGATTCAACAAGACAATCAGTTAGATATTGCAAAAGCTCAGTTTAATCAACTATTAAATCGTAATTTAAGCAATGAAGTTGAGCTTGTTGAGGCATTTCCCGAAGTCTCAGCCGATGATTTAGCCGCGTTATTTAAACAAGCTTTAAAACAACGCCCTGAGCTTGAAGTTTTGGCTGAACAAATATGGTCATTAGAGGCTCAGGCGCAAAGTGAAAAAGCCAACTTATTGCCCCAAGTCAACCTTAATGGCGGGTATCAATATCAAGAAAATGAGTATCAGGCGTTTGAAGGTTTATGGATGGCTAATGTGACTCTAAACTGGACGTTATTTGATGGCTCAACCAATCATCGAAGCCAAGCAGTCAAGCGACAAGCACTTTCTTTAAAATCTCAACGTGATGATTTCATCAGTAATATTCATTTACAAGTTCGCCAAGCTTGGCTTGATATTCAAGAAACCCTGAAACGGATAGAGGTTGCTAAACAAGCAATTGAACAAGCCGATGAAAACCTGAGAGTGAGTACCGAACGTTATCAACAAGGGCTAGCGGTACACACCGAAGTCCTTGATGCAGAAGATTTGCGAACTCAAATTTACAATAATTTTCATAACGCTGAATATGATTCAGCAATGGCTAAATTAAATTTACGTTATGCTCTGGGGATTTTATAA
- a CDS encoding TetR/AcrR family transcriptional regulator, with protein MTLEVVNIKRQSIIEGATRMFLQYGFNASSMDKIAQAAPVSKATLYKYFDSKDALLAAVIENLCLNLFQVVDEASTENESIENTLKKIASAFVELIFSDDALGIYRLVVAECRDFPQLGQLVYDSAPNIVNTQLIAYLDALNQRDEVTVLNINFAADAFISLLKGELHFQCLLGIRAIPTSEEKKAHVEQVVKLFMQGFVHVH; from the coding sequence ATGACTTTAGAAGTAGTAAATATAAAACGACAATCCATTATTGAAGGTGCGACACGCATGTTTCTTCAATATGGTTTTAATGCCAGTAGTATGGATAAAATCGCCCAAGCTGCCCCAGTTTCTAAAGCCACTTTATACAAATATTTTGACAGCAAAGATGCGCTGTTAGCCGCTGTTATTGAAAATTTATGCCTGAATTTATTTCAGGTCGTTGATGAGGCTTCAACAGAAAACGAAAGCATTGAAAATACGCTTAAAAAAATTGCATCGGCTTTTGTTGAGTTGATTTTTTCTGATGATGCTTTGGGCATCTATCGTTTGGTTGTTGCTGAATGCCGTGATTTTCCTCAATTAGGTCAGCTTGTTTATGACAGCGCACCTAACATAGTGAATACACAGTTAATAGCTTATTTAGACGCTTTAAATCAGCGAGATGAAGTGACTGTTTTAAATATTAATTTTGCGGCGGATGCGTTTATCAGTTTGCTTAAAGGCGAATTGCATTTTCAATGTTTGCTGGGAATTAGAGCAATACCCACCTCTGAGGAAAAAAAAGCGCATGTAGAACAGGTTGTTAAACTTTTTATGCAAGGTTTTGTTCATGTTCATTAA
- a CDS encoding transposase family protein, producing MKIKEILPRIYDDRQLRALTGLKTEHFILLLSLFEKTLIEDQKEKHENKERKYGSGLDSTLKTPADKLLFILNYMKCYSTFDHLGFSFNMNKSCAHTHVYKLFPILIKTLDIFNVLPATSFSTPEEMQQAFGGVQTLIIDATERAVQRPSDYEEQN from the coding sequence ATGAAAATAAAAGAAATTTTACCAAGAATTTATGATGATAGACAGTTAAGAGCTTTAACAGGATTAAAAACAGAACATTTTATTTTACTATTATCTCTATTTGAAAAGACCCTTATTGAAGATCAAAAAGAAAAACATGAAAATAAAGAAAGAAAATACGGTAGTGGTTTAGATAGCACATTAAAAACACCCGCAGACAAATTATTATTTATATTAAATTATATGAAGTGTTATTCTACTTTCGATCACTTAGGGTTTTCTTTTAATATGAATAAATCATGCGCCCATACTCATGTATACAAATTATTTCCAATTTTAATAAAGACGTTAGATATATTTAATGTTTTACCTGCAACAAGTTTTTCAACCCCTGAAGAAATGCAGCAGGCTTTTGGCGGAGTTCAAACATTGATAATAGATGCTACAGAGCGTGCTGTACAACGCCCTAGTGACTATGAAGAACAAAATTAA
- a CDS encoding transposase — MIFIGIDISKLTFDAAYNLNSRTLHKQFSNSTKGFEAFLLWVNKSNEKIYTCLEATGVYSFHLAEYLSQKKINVMVVNPMVTHAFFKMELNRNKTDKADAQLIARYCEYAVSTGDYKKKSYQPKGKDYEAIQRLVTRCDQLEKSKTQENNHLEASVNKQTSRSIKRLQKAINNRLVLLNKIY, encoded by the coding sequence ATGATTTTTATTGGAATTGATATTTCTAAACTTACCTTTGATGCGGCTTATAATCTTAATTCACGCACTCTTCACAAACAGTTTTCTAATAGCACCAAAGGGTTTGAAGCATTTCTTTTATGGGTGAATAAAAGTAACGAAAAGATTTATACCTGTCTCGAAGCAACAGGTGTTTATAGCTTTCATTTAGCGGAATATTTATCCCAGAAAAAAATAAACGTGATGGTTGTTAATCCAATGGTTACTCATGCTTTTTTTAAGATGGAATTAAATCGTAATAAAACAGATAAAGCAGATGCTCAGCTTATTGCCAGATATTGTGAATATGCTGTTTCAACAGGTGATTACAAAAAGAAATCATACCAACCTAAAGGCAAAGACTATGAAGCAATACAACGCTTAGTCACTCGCTGTGACCAATTAGAAAAGTCTAAAACACAAGAAAATAATCATTTAGAAGCTAGTGTAAATAAACAGACATCGCGTTCTATCAAACGATTACAAAAAGCGATTAATAATAGACTTGTTCTTCTAAATAAAATATATTAA
- a CDS encoding reverse transcriptase domain-containing protein yields the protein MAMLELRIDDKAFLNLIRKWLKAGILDKGQVYLCRYADDFVCAFEYEKDAQRFYKALKLRLNKFGLEVAEDKTNIMVFSRRKLNRKTRIPIIKRRTSREKMRASLATTKIGLSEIVDYQRKSSLIALIDCAWIL from the coding sequence ATGGCTATGTTAGAACTGCGAATAGATGACAAAGCGTTTCTAAATCTAATTCGTAAATGGTTAAAAGCAGGCATACTTGATAAAGGGCAGGTTTATTTATGCCGTTATGCCGATGATTTTGTTTGTGCTTTTGAATATGAAAAAGATGCTCAACGTTTTTATAAAGCGTTGAAGTTAAGGCTTAATAAATTTGGCTTGGAAGTTGCGGAAGATAAGACCAATATCATGGTATTTAGTCGTCGTAAATTAAATCGGAAAACAAGAATCCCGATTATTAAGCGACGAACCTCACGAGAGAAAATGCGGGCATCATTAGCGACAACAAAGATTGGCTTAAGCGAAATTGTCGATTACCAAAGGAAATCCTCGTTGATAGCATTAATAGATTGTGCGTGGATATTATAA
- a CDS encoding reverse transcriptase domain-containing protein gives MLIPKAGGGKRPLGIPAVKDRIVQAALKMVIEPIFENEFVSSSYGFRPKRGCNNALWKVDKHLKMGQTWVVDADMQSYFDTISHTKLMLEVEKKYISDGKVLDLIKAYLKQDIVNGLEQWTPITGTPQGAIISPLLANLYLHELDKTMRQAGYIMVRYADDFVILCDSQMEAKEALTLIRHWVDERELILHPEKTQLGNCLIKGQGFEFLGYRFEAGK, from the coding sequence GTGTTAATTCCTAAGGCGGGAGGCGGTAAGCGTCCGTTGGGTATTCCTGCGGTAAAAGATCGTATTGTGCAAGCGGCATTGAAAATGGTCATTGAGCCTATTTTTGAGAATGAGTTTGTATCAAGTAGTTACGGTTTCAGACCTAAGCGCGGTTGTAACAATGCGTTGTGGAAAGTCGATAAGCATTTGAAAATGGGACAAACGTGGGTGGTAGATGCCGATATGCAGAGTTATTTCGACACTATTTCTCATACTAAATTAATGCTCGAAGTTGAAAAAAAATACATTAGTGACGGTAAAGTTTTGGACTTGATAAAAGCTTATTTAAAACAGGATATAGTCAATGGACTTGAACAATGGACACCCATAACGGGTACACCGCAAGGTGCTATTATCAGCCCATTATTAGCTAATTTGTACCTGCATGAACTGGATAAAACCATGAGGCAGGCAGGTTACATAATGGTCAGATATGCGGATGATTTTGTAATACTGTGTGATAGTCAAATGGAAGCAAAAGAAGCTTTAACATTAATTCGACACTGGGTTGATGAGAGAGAATTAATTTTGCATCCAGAGAAAACGCAATTAGGTAACTGTCTGATAAAAGGGCAGGGGTTTGAGTTTTTAGGTTATCGATTTGAAGCAGGTAAGTGA
- the era gene encoding GTPase Era encodes MNCGYVALIGRPNVGKSTLMNHLLGQKISITSRKPQTTRHRILGIDTNEKGQAIYMDTPGMHKNEKKALNRYLNRTADSTLLGVNVVVWLIDGLVWQDYDEVIFKKLERANLPVILAVNKVDRIKEKEAIFSFFDDAKKKYPFKELIPVSALKRINLDALETSIFSLLPESDLIYPKDQITNRSTRFLAAEIVREKLTRRLGDELPYAITVEIDRYEESKKITKIYATILVERDSQKNIVIGKQGEMLKKIGTDARVDIENLINQKVYLQLWVKVKKGWSDSERALKSLGFND; translated from the coding sequence ATGAATTGTGGTTATGTTGCCTTAATTGGGCGGCCCAATGTGGGTAAATCGACCTTAATGAATCATCTATTAGGGCAAAAAATTAGTATTACCTCGCGCAAACCACAAACGACTCGGCATCGTATTTTAGGGATTGATACGAATGAAAAAGGTCAGGCTATTTATATGGATACGCCTGGAATGCATAAAAATGAAAAAAAAGCCCTGAATCGTTATTTAAACCGTACCGCAGATTCAACCTTATTAGGGGTGAATGTTGTGGTTTGGTTGATTGATGGTTTAGTGTGGCAAGACTATGATGAAGTCATCTTTAAAAAGTTGGAACGTGCTAATTTACCGGTTATTTTAGCGGTCAATAAAGTGGATCGAATCAAAGAGAAAGAAGCGATTTTTTCTTTTTTTGATGACGCGAAAAAAAAATACCCGTTTAAAGAATTAATTCCTGTTTCTGCGTTGAAACGAATTAATTTAGACGCGTTGGAAACTTCAATTTTTTCATTATTACCTGAAAGTGATTTAATTTACCCAAAAGATCAAATAACCAATAGATCAACTCGTTTTTTAGCGGCTGAAATTGTGCGTGAGAAATTAACTCGCCGATTAGGGGATGAACTGCCTTATGCGATAACGGTTGAAATTGATCGTTATGAAGAGTCGAAAAAAATCACTAAAATTTATGCGACGATTTTAGTTGAGCGAGACAGTCAAAAAAATATTGTGATTGGTAAGCAAGGCGAGATGTTGAAAAAAATTGGAACGGATGCCCGTGTTGATATAGAAAACTTGATTAATCAAAAAGTTTATTTACAACTTTGGGTTAAGGTTAAAAAAGGCTGGTCAGACAGTGAGCGGGCCTTGAAAAGTTTGGGATTTAATGATTAG
- the rnc gene encoding ribonuclease III: MIKEPKQLSQQLGLVFKEPELFKRALTHRSMGANNNERLEFLGDSILGFVVAQKLYDDFPSASEGVLSRLRASLVNQDSLAMVAREHNIGDYLILGSGELKSGGYRRDSILSDAVEAIIGALFKDQGILICEKWILRIFAKKIAELDIKSEQKDPKTRLQELMQARGVILPHYDLVSMSGLAHTQTFKIDCTVLTDKKCRGEGSSRKKAEQAAAEKMLQLLQREKQ, translated from the coding sequence GTGATCAAAGAACCGAAGCAATTATCTCAGCAGCTTGGCTTAGTTTTTAAAGAACCTGAGCTTTTTAAGCGAGCATTAACGCACCGAAGTATGGGAGCCAATAATAATGAACGCTTAGAGTTTCTGGGAGATTCTATTTTAGGTTTTGTGGTTGCACAAAAGCTTTATGATGATTTTCCCAGCGCGAGTGAGGGCGTGTTAAGTCGTTTGCGAGCCAGCCTCGTTAATCAAGACTCCTTAGCGATGGTGGCAAGAGAACATAATATAGGTGATTATTTAATTTTAGGGTCGGGTGAGCTAAAGAGCGGAGGTTATCGACGTGATTCAATTTTATCGGATGCCGTTGAGGCCATTATAGGGGCTTTATTTAAAGATCAAGGGATTCTTATCTGTGAAAAATGGATTTTGCGTATTTTTGCAAAAAAAATAGCGGAATTGGATATAAAAAGTGAACAAAAAGACCCTAAAACTCGCTTACAAGAACTCATGCAAGCACGAGGGGTTATTTTACCGCATTATGATTTAGTGAGCATGTCGGGACTTGCTCATACGCAAACCTTTAAAATTGATTGCACGGTTTTAACGGATAAAAAATGCAGAGGCGAAGGGAGTTCGCGTAAAAAAGCAGAACAAGCGGCTGCTGAAAAAATGTTACAACTATTACAAAGAGAAAAACAATGA
- a CDS encoding DUF4845 domain-containing protein: MIYSPRKQQGLTMTSILMVVIFICGVALLLLKIVPIYMNHGKVQSAIESITTISEVELKSKSQIKALLSKRFRVNSVNSLPKDAVKVFKRGNYVKIVAKYQIVEPLFSNLSVLVEFDEFVEAGRK, encoded by the coding sequence ATGATCTATTCACCTAGAAAGCAACAAGGTTTAACCATGACCAGTATTTTAATGGTGGTTATTTTCATTTGTGGTGTGGCCTTATTACTTTTAAAAATTGTCCCTATTTATATGAATCACGGCAAAGTACAAAGTGCCATTGAATCCATTACCACAATTTCAGAAGTTGAGCTAAAAAGTAAAAGCCAAATAAAAGCACTGCTCTCTAAACGATTTCGGGTTAATTCAGTTAATTCCTTGCCTAAAGATGCCGTAAAAGTCTTTAAACGAGGTAATTATGTAAAAATAGTCGCTAAATATCAAATAGTTGAACCTCTTTTTAGTAACTTAAGCGTTTTAGTTGAATTTGATGAATTTGTTGAAGCAGGTAGGAAGTGA
- the lepB gene encoding signal peptidase I, translating into MDIDFSFFLVIATLVTGVIWGAYLVYLKSIDTPFSEEDEPLLVEYARSFFPVVLIVLLLRSFLVEPFRIPSGSMMPTLLIGDFILVNKFVYGVRLPVINTEVLKLDTPKRGDIVVFRYPKNPTVDYIKRVIGLPGDKVAYYNKKVHVNGEPMAQTSLEIYKGLGQGDTMTGALHLTENLKTVEHSILIRQGQPSIESVYIVPNGHYFVMGDNRDNSNDSRYWGTVPEANLVGKAFFIWMNWDWQYKGINFERIGTLLK; encoded by the coding sequence ATGGACATTGATTTTTCTTTTTTTTTAGTGATTGCAACCCTCGTAACAGGTGTTATTTGGGGGGCTTATTTAGTCTATTTAAAATCTATTGATACCCCGTTTAGTGAAGAAGACGAACCCTTATTAGTTGAATATGCACGTTCATTCTTCCCTGTTGTCTTGATTGTTTTACTGCTACGTTCTTTCTTAGTTGAACCGTTTCGTATTCCTTCTGGCTCAATGATGCCTACCCTCTTGATTGGCGATTTTATTTTGGTCAACAAATTTGTGTATGGGGTGCGATTACCCGTCATCAATACGGAAGTCCTTAAACTAGATACGCCTAAACGCGGAGATATTGTTGTTTTTCGTTACCCAAAAAACCCGACTGTTGATTATATTAAGCGAGTCATTGGTTTACCTGGTGATAAAGTGGCTTATTACAACAAGAAAGTTCATGTCAACGGTGAACCGATGGCACAGACTTCCTTAGAAATTTATAAAGGTCTAGGTCAAGGTGATACCATGACAGGTGCCCTGCATTTAACGGAAAATTTAAAAACGGTTGAGCATAGTATTTTAATTCGACAAGGACAACCTTCCATTGAATCTGTTTATATTGTACCGAACGGACATTATTTTGTAATGGGCGATAACCGTGACAATAGTAATGACAGTCGTTATTGGGGAACTGTTCCTGAAGCTAATTTAGTTGGAAAAGCTTTTTTTATCTGGATGAACTGGGATTGGCAATATAAAGGCATTAATTTTGAACGTATTGGCACTTTATTAAAGTAA
- the lepA gene encoding translation elongation factor 4, which translates to MDLKYIRNFSIIAHIDHGKSTLADRFIQLCDGLSDREMAAQVLDSMDIERERGITIKAQSVTLAYKSDDGHTYQLNFIDTPGHVDFSYEVSRSLAACEGALLIVDAAQGVEAQSVANCYTAIEQGLEVIPVLNKIDLPSAEPERVMHEIEDVIGIPADNALKISAKTGIGIKAVLEQLVQEIPAPSGDQNAPLQALIIDSWFDNYLGVVSLVRIVNGRLQRKQKITIMSTGKSFLAEKVGVFTPKRLEKDALGTGEVGFIVAGIKDIFGAPVGDTITLTSDPAVDSLKGFEKVQPRVFAGLYPVSSDDYTNMREALDKLHLNDAALQFEPETSQALGFGFRCGFLGMLHMEIVQERLEREYAIDLITTAPTVIYEVETQKGTILMVDNPARLPDAGVITEIREPIIQANILVPQDYLGGVISLCVEKRGVQKNMQYTGSQVSLSYELPLSEVVLDFFDRLKSISRGYASFDYEFLRFQEAALIKLDILINGDKVDALSIIVHRDLSQTRGRDLVEKMKELIPRQMYEVAIQAAIGSKIIARSTVKALRKNVTAKCYGGDISRKKKLLEKQKAGKKRMKQVGSIEIPQEAFLAVLQVNKDA; encoded by the coding sequence GTGGATTTAAAATATATACGAAATTTCTCCATTATCGCGCATATCGATCATGGAAAATCAACCCTCGCTGACCGCTTTATACAGTTGTGTGACGGTTTAAGTGACAGAGAAATGGCCGCTCAAGTCTTAGATTCAATGGATATAGAACGAGAGCGAGGCATTACCATTAAAGCCCAGAGTGTTACGTTAGCGTATAAATCCGATGATGGACACACGTATCAGCTCAATTTCATTGACACTCCCGGTCATGTTGACTTTTCTTATGAAGTCTCACGCTCACTAGCCGCCTGTGAAGGGGCGTTATTGATTGTGGATGCCGCCCAAGGGGTTGAAGCCCAAAGTGTCGCTAATTGTTATACCGCCATTGAGCAAGGCTTAGAAGTTATTCCCGTTTTAAATAAAATTGATTTGCCTTCGGCTGAACCTGAACGCGTGATGCACGAAATTGAGGATGTTATTGGTATTCCTGCGGATAATGCCCTTAAAATCAGTGCTAAAACAGGGATTGGCATTAAAGCGGTTTTAGAGCAACTGGTTCAAGAAATCCCTGCCCCCAGTGGTGATCAAAACGCGCCGTTACAAGCCCTAATTATTGACTCTTGGTTTGATAATTACTTAGGCGTGGTTTCATTAGTTAGAATTGTTAATGGTCGCCTCCAACGCAAACAAAAAATAACGATTATGTCGACGGGGAAATCTTTTTTAGCTGAAAAAGTAGGCGTATTTACCCCTAAACGATTGGAGAAAGACGCGCTAGGAACGGGCGAAGTGGGCTTTATCGTTGCAGGCATTAAAGATATTTTCGGCGCACCAGTCGGGGATACCATTACCCTAACCAGTGATCCTGCGGTTGATAGTTTAAAAGGCTTTGAAAAAGTACAACCGCGCGTTTTTGCAGGGCTTTACCCTGTTAGCTCGGATGATTATACCAACATGCGTGAGGCGTTAGATAAATTACATCTTAATGATGCCGCCTTACAGTTTGAACCTGAAACCTCACAAGCCTTAGGGTTTGGATTCCGTTGTGGTTTTTTAGGGATGTTGCACATGGAAATTGTGCAAGAGCGTTTAGAGCGTGAATACGCGATTGATTTAATTACGACTGCGCCCACCGTTATTTATGAAGTTGAGACGCAAAAGGGGACCATATTAATGGTTGATAACCCTGCAAGATTACCTGATGCGGGCGTTATTACTGAAATTAGAGAGCCGATTATTCAGGCCAACATTTTAGTCCCTCAAGATTATTTAGGCGGTGTGATTAGTCTTTGTGTTGAAAAACGCGGCGTTCAAAAAAATATGCAGTACACAGGCTCTCAGGTTTCATTAAGTTACGAATTACCGTTGAGTGAAGTCGTTTTAGATTTTTTTGATCGCTTAAAATCTATTTCACGAGGCTACGCATCGTTTGATTATGAATTTTTGCGCTTTCAAGAAGCCGCTTTAATAAAACTGGATATATTAATTAACGGCGATAAAGTTGATGCCTTATCTATTATTGTTCACCGCGATTTAAGTCAAACACGCGGGCGTGACTTAGTTGAAAAAATGAAAGAATTAATTCCGCGTCAAATGTATGAAGTGGCGATACAAGCGGCTATTGGCTCTAAAATTATTGCCCGATCTACCGTTAAAGCCTTGCGTAAAAATGTGACTGCAAAATGTTATGGCGGTGATATTAGTCGTAAGAAAAAACTGCTTGAAAAACAAAAAGCGGGGAAAAAACGGATGAAACAAGTCGGTAGTATTGAAATTCCACAAGAAGCTTTTTTGGCCGTGTTACAAGTCAATAAAGACGCATGA